One stretch of Cyanobacterium sp. T60_A2020_053 DNA includes these proteins:
- a CDS encoding YifB family Mg chelatase-like AAA ATPase yields MLARVWSASIVGVDAVKVGVEVDVSGGLPKIMVVGLPDTAIQESKERVKAAIKNSGYFFPMRPITINLTPADLRKEGPSFDLPIALGIMGASEQIDLRLLADYLFLGEMSLDGSLRPIAGVLPMAVTAQKLGFKGIVVPKENAQEAGIVKDLSVYGLSNLNEVAQFLQEPHLFTPTIVNEDDNLTSSIDHLYNLRDVKGQNHARRALEIAAAGGHNLIFVGPPGSGKTMLARRLPSILPPLSFAEALEVSRIYSVAGLLKNQGSLMRKRPFRSPHHSASGASLVGGGSYPKPGEVSLSHFGILFLDELTEFKRNVLEFLRQPLEDGFITISRARQSVLFPAHFTLVASTNPCPCGYYGDSLQPCTCAPRQREQYWAKLSGPLLDRIDLQVIVSRLKPEEMTAQPQGEDSETVRKRVEGARNIAQQRFKDDVITFNAQMQSKHLREYCVLDDASRNLLENAIRKLGLSARGMDRILKVSRTIADLAGDEKLQTRHLAEAIQYRTIDRLT; encoded by the coding sequence ATGTTAGCAAGGGTTTGGAGTGCTTCCATTGTGGGAGTAGATGCGGTTAAAGTAGGGGTAGAGGTGGATGTATCGGGGGGATTACCAAAGATTATGGTAGTGGGTTTACCCGATACTGCTATCCAAGAATCGAAAGAAAGGGTAAAAGCGGCCATCAAAAACTCAGGTTATTTTTTCCCCATGCGCCCGATTACCATTAATTTAACTCCGGCGGATTTACGCAAAGAAGGACCTAGTTTTGATTTACCCATTGCTTTAGGAATTATGGGTGCTTCGGAACAAATTGATCTTAGATTACTGGCAGATTATTTATTTTTAGGAGAAATGTCCTTAGATGGGAGTTTACGCCCCATTGCTGGTGTGTTACCTATGGCGGTAACAGCTCAAAAACTAGGTTTTAAAGGAATAGTCGTTCCCAAAGAAAATGCCCAGGAAGCTGGCATAGTAAAAGATTTATCCGTATATGGTTTAAGCAACTTGAATGAAGTCGCACAATTTTTACAAGAACCTCATTTATTCACACCAACAATAGTTAATGAGGATGATAATTTAACTTCTAGTATTGATCACCTTTACAATCTTAGAGATGTGAAAGGACAAAACCATGCACGGAGGGCGCTGGAAATTGCGGCCGCAGGAGGACATAATTTAATTTTTGTTGGTCCACCCGGTTCTGGAAAAACCATGTTAGCTCGACGTTTGCCAAGTATATTACCTCCTCTCAGTTTTGCGGAAGCCTTGGAAGTGTCCCGTATTTATTCTGTGGCTGGATTACTAAAAAATCAAGGCTCATTGATGCGAAAGCGCCCTTTTCGTAGCCCTCATCATTCAGCTAGTGGTGCTTCTCTTGTAGGCGGAGGAAGCTATCCTAAACCCGGTGAAGTTTCATTGTCTCACTTCGGTATTTTATTTCTCGATGAATTGACTGAATTTAAACGTAATGTTTTAGAGTTTTTAAGACAACCTCTCGAAGATGGTTTTATTACCATCTCCCGCGCCCGTCAATCGGTATTGTTTCCAGCGCACTTCACCCTTGTCGCTAGTACAAATCCTTGCCCCTGTGGCTATTATGGCGACTCTTTGCAACCTTGCACCTGCGCCCCCCGCCAAAGAGAACAATATTGGGCTAAACTCTCAGGACCATTATTAGATCGTATTGATTTACAAGTGATTGTCAGTCGTCTCAAACCTGAAGAAATGACTGCCCAACCCCAAGGGGAAGACTCAGAAACCGTCAGAAAAAGGGTGGAGGGCGCTCGTAATATTGCCCAACAGCGATTTAAAGATGATGTTATTACCTTTAACGCTCAAATGCAGTCCAAACATTTGCGAGAATATTGTGTCTTAGATGATGCCAGTCGCAATTTATTGGAAAACGCCATCCGTAAATTAGGCTTATCTGCAAGGGGAATGGATCGTATCTTAAAAGTATCGCGCACCATTGCTGATCTAGCGGGAGATGAGAAATTACAAACCCGTCATTTAGCCGAAGCGATTCAGTATCGCACCATTGATCGTTTAACTTAA